A window of the Corythoichthys intestinalis isolate RoL2023-P3 chromosome 6, ASM3026506v1, whole genome shotgun sequence genome harbors these coding sequences:
- the LOC130917006 gene encoding proton-coupled zinc antiporter SLC30A1, with protein MKVSHWCQLGVTILVVLLELIAGQICRSFIMLADGFHTLFVLSRMALPPPQNTSSPSGRRSQETSASHLEGRRRPVGVFILALLLFSLCISCILEMISFSIEVHGVEWPWPLVVVGAVSVLLNVVVLALTLRRGFGAQTGGEHECYIAVNQKAVSQEGSEDQASVQGGTMRRSLAKGGLVLCNKAEGAADKGSPRDDRRHPPCAVMVVQELTTSLLVLVTGLVLLLACPDYGHSPGLCRFLVYLDPSLAILAVIVLVSRAVPQIYSYGLLLMQATPPQLNMSDLRERIGSVPGVEEVHELHIWELSRSQSVASVHVRCHASFPVRRCADLISEVTKVLKSVGVSSCTVQPEFVLSSSLSGGAACPPEVPGCILGCAKVCDAHVCCPLP; from the exons ATGAAGGTGTCACACTGGTGCCAGCTGGGTGTCACCATCCTGGTTGTCCTGCTGGAACTGATCGCTGGTCAGATATGCAGATCCTTCATCATGCTGGCGGACGGTTTTCACACTCTCTTTGTCCTCAGTCGCATGGCTCTGCCTCCTCCTCAAAACACAAGCAGTCCCTCAGGTCGGCGCTCTCAGGAGACCTCCGCGTCCCACCTTGAAGGCAGGCGCCGGCCAGTGGGGGTCTTCATTTTGGCCCTGCTCCTCTTCTCTCTGTGCATCTCCTGCATATTGGAAATGATCAGCTTCTCTATTGAGGTCCACGGGGTGGAATGGCCCTGGCCGCTGGTGGTGGTGGGCGCGGTCAGCGTGTTGCTCAACGTCGTCGTGCTTGCGTTGACCCTGAGGCGGGGATTTGGAGCTCAGACTGGAGGGGAGCATGAATGTTATATTGCAGTCAACCAGAAag CCGTTTCACAGGAGGGCTCTGAAGACCAGGCCAGCGTTCAGGGCGGGACAATGAGGCGCTCCCTTGCCAAAGGGGGTCTCGTCTTATGTAACAAGGCAGAAGGAGCCGCAGACAAAGGAAGCCCTCGGGATGACAGGCGGCATCCCCCTTGCGCAGTGATGGTAGTGCAGGAACTTACCACGTCATTGCTGGTCCTGGTCACTGGTCTGGTGCTGCTGCTAGCGTGCCCTGACTATGGGCATTCTCCAGGGCTCTGCAGGTTCCTGGTATACCTGGATCCCAGTTTGGCCATCTTGGCTGTTATTGTCCTTGTCTCTAGAGCTGTACCACAG atatACAGTTACGGGCTGCTGCTGATGCAGGCCACACCTCCTCAGTTGAATATGTCGGACCTCAGGGAGAGGATCGGGAGCGTACCCGGGGTGGAGGAGGTACACGAGCTCCACATCTGGGAACTGTCCCGTTCCCAGTCAGTGGCCTCGGTCCACGTACGATGTCATGCCAGCTTTCCTGTGCGCAG GTGTGCTGATCTGATATCGGAGGTCACCAAGGTGCTAAAGAGTGTCGGGGTGAGCAGCTGCACAGTACAGCCCGAGTTTGTCCTTTCGTCTTCCCTCTCCGGTGGTGCGGCATGCCCACCTGAGGTTCCTGGCTGCATTTTGGGCTGTGCTAAAGTCTGCGATGCTCATGTGTGCTGCCCACTGCCATAG